In Rattus norvegicus strain BN/NHsdMcwi chromosome 1, GRCr8, whole genome shotgun sequence, a genomic segment contains:
- the Nat14 gene encoding probable N-acetyltransferase 14 isoform X2 gives MTTPPRRPRLRSPRYCQGIRAAPWRCTTPAPSLGGGLGATMAPNHLSVREMREDEKPLVLEMLKAGVKDTENRVALHALTRPPALLLLAAASSGLRFILASFALALLLPVFLAVAAVKLGLRVRWGSLPPPGGLGGPWVAVRGSGDVCGVLALAPGANLGDGARVTRLSVSRWHRRRGVGRRLLAFAEARARAWSGSVGEPRARLVVPVAVAAWGVSGLLEACGYQAEGGWGCMGYMLVREFSKDL, from the exons ATGACCACCCCCCCCCGGCGCCCCCGACTCCGTTCCCCCCGTTACTGTCAAGGGATTCGAGCAGCCCCGTGGAG GTGTACAACGCCAGCTCCCTCCTTGGGGGGCGGCCTGGGGGCTACCATGGCCCCCAACCACCTGTCAGTGCGGGAAATGAGGGAAGATGAGAAGCCCCTGGTGCTGGAGATGCTGAAG GCTGGTGTAAAAGACACGGAAAACCGTGTGGCCCTTCACGCTCTGACACGTCCTCCAGCCCTTCTCCTCCTGGCTGCAGCCAGCAGTGGACTGCGCTTCATCCTGGCCTCCTTCGCCCTGGCCCTCCTGCTGCCCGTGTTTCTGGCTGTAGCGGCTGTGAAGCTGGGTCTGCGAGTTCGATGGGGCTCTCTGCCTCCACCAGGCGGGCTGGGGGGTCCCTGGGTGGCTGTCCGGGGATCCGGCGATGTGTGTGGAGTCCTGGCTCTGGCCCCTGGTGCCAACTTGGGGGACGGAGCCCGAGTTACCCGCCTCTCTGTCTCTCGATGGCACCGTCGCAGGGGCGTGGGCAGGAGGCTGCTGGCCTTTGCTGAGGCCCGAGCCCGAGCATGGTCTGGGAGTGTGGGGGAGCCTCGGGCCCGGCTCGTGGTCCCAGTGGCTGTGGCCGCTTGGGGTGTGTCAGGGTTATTGGAGGCCTGTGGCTACCAGGCAGAGGGAGGCTGGGGCTGCATGGGCTATATGCTGGTTAGGGAATTCAGCAAAGACCTGTGA
- the Zfp628 gene encoding zinc finger protein 628 isoform X2: MAGSHMDMVPASTMEGTGEKPDSTTPAPTPAAQYECGECGKSFRWSSRLLHHQRTHTGERPYKCPDCPKAFKGSSALLYHQRGHTGERPYQCPDCPKAFKRSSLLQIHRSVHTGLRAFTCGLCGLAFKWSSHYQYHLRQHTGERPYPCPDCPKAFKNSSSLRRHRHVHTGERPYSCSICGKSFTQSTNLRQHQRPRSPPEPPAPPPQPPPVVPEFFLAAAETTVELVYRCDGCEQGFSSEELLLEHQPCPGPTVATQPQDVPAELPQADSALQPPPATTGPSNFACLPCGKSFQTVAGLSRHQHSHGAASGQAFRCGSCDGAFPQLASLLAHQQCHVEEAAAGRPPPQAEVAEVTCPQEPVAPATPAPPPPPPAPVSAERPYKCAECGKAFKGSSGLRYHLRDHTGERPYQCGECGKAFKRSSLLAIHQRVHTGLRAFTCGQCGLTFKWSSHYQYHLRLHSGERPYACTECGKAFRNTSCLRRHRHVHTGERPHSCSVCGKSFAQTSNLRQHQRVHTGERPFRCPLCPKTFTHSSNLLLHQRTHSAERPFACPICGRGFVMAAYLQRHLRTHTPATTTSGTTGPAVASQPPTPLAAAPTPLAAQDVHVLPNLQAILSLEVAGGTAQATPPGPVAPSSQTFLLVQTAQGLQLIPSSVQPPTPPPPPPPPKLILLPPASAGGMGNGAARPGPRAVGKAGQGTGVVWFPGPGGLGVQGGGNAGTSGGGQSLIVLQNVGSGETGPQEVSGVQLQPAQEVATVQLQPAQEVTTVQLQPAQEVTTVQLQPLTGQVSNSSGGAVATEAPNLLVVQSGAAEELLTSSGPGEVGDSEASAGMVQDVLFETLQTDEGLQSVLVLSGADGEQTRLCVQEVETLSPGLTEPAATDPSGQKLLIFRSAPAADLLESSSVAGGTTTLQLLAPPAPGPVSAPVGVPVAPPSQMVQVVPAVTGPGVMPPQNLPSIQIVQTLPAVQLVHTF, from the exons ATGGCCGGCTCCCACATGGACATGGTGCCAGCTTCCACCATGGAGGGAACTGGGGAAAAGCCAGATTCCACTACCCCAGCACCCACCCCTGCTGCTCAGTATGAGTGCGGGGAATGTGGCAAGTCCTTCAGGTGGTCATCTCGGCTCCTGCATCATCAGCGCACTCACACAGGTGAACGGCCCTATAAATGTCCGGACTGCCCCAAAGCCTTCAAGGGTTCCTCAGCCCTTCTCTACCACCAGCGGGGCCATACGGGTGAGCGGCCCTATCAGTGCCCTGACTGCCCCAAAGCCTTCAAGCGCTCCTCCTTGCTGCAGATTCACCGCAGTGTGCACACAGGCCTGCGGGCCTTCACCTGTGGCCTCTGTGGTCTGGCCTTCAAGTGGTCATCCCATTACCAATACCACTTGAGACAGCATACTGGTGAGCGGCCCTACCCGTGTCCTGACTGCCCCAAGGCCTTCAAGAACTCATCCAGCTTAAGGCGCCACCGGCATGTGCACACGGGAGAACGCCCTTACAGCTGCAGCATTTGTGGGAAGAGCTTTACTCAGAGTACCAACCTTCGCCAGCATCAGCGG CCCCGCAGCCCACCTGAGCCTCCAGCCCCaccaccccagcccccacctgTGGTGCCCGAATTCTTTTTGGCTGCTGCTGAGACTACAGTGGAGCTGGTATACCGCTGCGATGGTTGCGAGCAGGGCTTCAGTAGCGAGGAGCTCCTCTTGGAGCACCAACCATGCCCAGGTCCCACTGTGGCCACCCAGCCCCAGGATGTGCCTGCCGAGCTGCCCCAGGCTGACTCTGCTCTGCAGCCCCCACCTGCCACTACTGGCCCTTCTAATTTTGCTTGCCTTCCTTGCGGGAAATCCTTCCAGACAGTGGCAGGCCTGTCCCGTCACCAGCACAGCCATGGTGCGGCCAGTGGACAGGCCTTTCGCTGTGGTAGCTGTGATGGTGCCTTCCCACAACTGGCCAGCCTGTTGGCTCACCAGCAGTGCCACGTGGAGGAGGCGGCAGCTGGACGCCCACCACCTCAGGCTGAAGTTGCAGAAGTCACCTGTCCCCAGGAACCTGTAGCCCCAGCCACTCCtgctccacctcctcctccacctgcccCAGTTTCTGCAGAGCGGCCCTACAAATGTGCAGAGTGTGGCAAGGCCTTCAAGGGTTCTTCCGGGCTGCGCTACCACCTGCGGGACCACACAGGTGAGCGGCCCTACCAATGCGGGGAGTGCGGCAAAGCCTTCAAGCGCTCCTCCCTGCTGGCTATCCACCAGCGTGTGCACACGGGCCTGCGAGCCTTCACCTGTGGCCAGTGTGGCCTCACCTTCAAGTGGTCGTCCCACTACCAGTACCATCTGCGACTTCATTCTGGTGAGCGGCCCTATGCCTGCACTGAGTGTGGCAAAGCCTTCCGTAACACTTCGTGCCTGCGGCGCCACCGGCACGTGCACACTGGCGAGCGGCCCCACTCGTGTAGCGTGTGTGGCAAGAGCTTCGCACAGACCTCCAACTTGCGGCAGCACCAACGTGTGCACACGGGCGAGCGACCCTTCCGTTGCCCGCTCTGCCCCAAGACCTTCACACACTCCTCCAACCTGCTGCTGCACCAGCGAACTCATTCTGCGGAGCGCCCTTTTGCCTGCCCCATTTGTGGCCGAGGCTTTGTCATGGCCGCCTACCTGCAGCGGCATCTGAGGACGCACACCCCAGCCACTACAACTTCGGGGACCACTGGCCCTGCTGTAGCATCGCAGCCCCCTACCCCATTGGCTGCAGCTCCAACTCCACTGGCCGCTCAAGATGTTCATGTTCTCCCTAACCTACAGGCCATACTTTCACTCGAAGTAGCTGGGGGCACAGCTCAGGCTACACCCCCAGGCCCAGTTGCCCCCAGTTCACAGACATTTCTCCTGGTACAGACTGCCCAGGGCCTCCAGCTGATTCCTAGCAGTGTCCAGCCCCCTACCCCACCACCACCGCCTCCACCCCCTAAACTCATTCTGCTGCCTCCTGCCAGTGCTGGAGGTATGGGCAATGGTGCTGCAAGGCCAGGCCCTCGGGCTGTTGGGAAAGCTGGACAGGGGACAGGGGTAGTGTGGTTTCCCGGCCCAGGTGGTCTAGGGGTGCAAGGAGGAGGCAATGCTGGGACTAGCGGGGGCGGGCAGAGCCTCATTGTTCTACAGAATGTAGGGAGTGGGGAGACAGGACCACAGGAAGTGAGTGGGGTTCAGCTTCAGCCAGCACAGGAAGTGGCCACGGTCCAACTACAGCCTGCACAGGAAGTGACCACAGTCCAGCTACAACCAGCACAGGAGGTGACTACAGTCCAGCTCCAGCCCCTGACAGGACAAGTCTCCAATTCTAGTGGAGGAGCTGTGGCTACCGAGGCTCCAAACCTGCTGGTGGTTCAGAGTGGGGCAGCTGAAGAGTTGCTGACCAGCTCTGGACCTGGGGAAGTGGGAGACAGTGAGGCCAGCGCTGGTATGGTTCAGGATGTCCTGTTTGAGACATTGCAGACAGATGAGGGGCTGCAGAGTGTGCTGGTGCTGAGTGGAGCGGATGGGGAACAGACTAGGCTCTGTGTGCAGGAGGTGGAAACGCTTTCGCCTGGACTGACCGAGCCAGCTGCCACTGACCCATCAGGACAGAAACTCCTTATTTTTCGTAGCGCCCCAGCTGCTGACCTTCTAGAAAGTAGCAGCGTTGCAGGAGGTACCACAACGCTGCAACTCCTGGCCCCACCAGCACCTGGCCCGGTCTCTGCCCCTGTGGGGGTGCCTGTAGCTCCCCCATCCCAGATGGTACAAGTGGTCCCCGCAGTGACTGGACCAGGGGTCATGCCTCCCCAGAACTTGCCCTCCATCCAGATAGTGCAGACTCTGCCTGCAGTCCAGTTGGTACACACGTTTTGA
- the Zfp628 gene encoding zinc finger protein 628 isoform X3 codes for MSAGNVASPSGGHLGSCIISALTQIHRSVHTGLRAFTCGLCGLAFKWSSHYQYHLRQHTGERPYPCPDCPKAFKNSSSLRRHRHVHTGERPYSCSICGKSFTQSTNLRQHQRVHTGERPFRCPLCPKTFTHSSNLLLHHRTHSPAPSPAPAPAPDPTPTGETSRAGTKVLVSDAYLQPRSPPEPPAPPPQPPPVVPEFFLAAAETTVELVYRCDGCEQGFSSEELLLEHQPCPGPTVATQPQDVPAELPQADSALQPPPATTGPSNFACLPCGKSFQTVAGLSRHQHSHGAASGQAFRCGSCDGAFPQLASLLAHQQCHVEEAAAGRPPPQAEVAEVTCPQEPVAPATPAPPPPPPAPVSAERPYKCAECGKAFKGSSGLRYHLRDHTGERPYQCGECGKAFKRSSLLAIHQRVHTGLRAFTCGQCGLTFKWSSHYQYHLRLHSGERPYACTECGKAFRNTSCLRRHRHVHTGERPHSCSVCGKSFAQTSNLRQHQRVHTGERPFRCPLCPKTFTHSSNLLLHQRTHSAERPFACPICGRGFVMAAYLQRHLRTHTPATTTSGTTGPAVASQPPTPLAAAPTPLAAQDVHVLPNLQAILSLEVAGGTAQATPPGPVAPSSQTFLLVQTAQGLQLIPSSVQPPTPPPPPPPPKLILLPPASAGGMGNGAARPGPRAVGKAGQGTGVVWFPGPGGLGVQGGGNAGTSGGGQSLIVLQNVGSGETGPQEVSGVQLQPAQEVATVQLQPAQEVTTVQLQPAQEVTTVQLQPLTGQVSNSSGGAVATEAPNLLVVQSGAAEELLTSSGPGEVGDSEASAGMVQDVLFETLQTDEGLQSVLVLSGADGEQTRLCVQEVETLSPGLTEPAATDPSGQKLLIFRSAPAADLLESSSVAGGTTTLQLLAPPAPGPVSAPVGVPVAPPSQMVQVVPAVTGPGVMPPQNLPSIQIVQTLPAVQLVHTF; via the exons ATGAGTGCGGGGAATGTGGCAAGTCCTTCAGGTGGTCATCTCGGCTCCTGCATCATCAGCGCACTCACACAG ATTCACCGCAGTGTGCACACAGGCCTGCGGGCCTTCACCTGTGGCCTCTGTGGTCTGGCCTTCAAGTGGTCATCCCATTACCAATACCACTTGAGACAGCATACTGGTGAGCGGCCCTACCCGTGTCCTGACTGCCCCAAGGCCTTCAAGAACTCATCCAGCTTAAGGCGCCACCGGCATGTGCACACGGGAGAACGCCCTTACAGCTGCAGCATTTGTGGGAAGAGCTTTACTCAGAGTACCAACCTTCGCCAGCATCAGCGGGTACACACGGGCGAGCGCCCCTTTCGTTGTCCACTTTGTCCCAAGACCTTCACACACTCCTCCAACCTGCTGCTACACCATCGCACCCACAGCCCTgcccccagccccgcccccgcccctgccccagaccccacccccacagggGAGACCAGCAGAGCTGGCACCAAGGTTCTGGTCTCTGATGCCTACTTGCAGCCCCGCAGCCCACCTGAGCCTCCAGCCCCaccaccccagcccccacctgTGGTGCCCGAATTCTTTTTGGCTGCTGCTGAGACTACAGTGGAGCTGGTATACCGCTGCGATGGTTGCGAGCAGGGCTTCAGTAGCGAGGAGCTCCTCTTGGAGCACCAACCATGCCCAGGTCCCACTGTGGCCACCCAGCCCCAGGATGTGCCTGCCGAGCTGCCCCAGGCTGACTCTGCTCTGCAGCCCCCACCTGCCACTACTGGCCCTTCTAATTTTGCTTGCCTTCCTTGCGGGAAATCCTTCCAGACAGTGGCAGGCCTGTCCCGTCACCAGCACAGCCATGGTGCGGCCAGTGGACAGGCCTTTCGCTGTGGTAGCTGTGATGGTGCCTTCCCACAACTGGCCAGCCTGTTGGCTCACCAGCAGTGCCACGTGGAGGAGGCGGCAGCTGGACGCCCACCACCTCAGGCTGAAGTTGCAGAAGTCACCTGTCCCCAGGAACCTGTAGCCCCAGCCACTCCtgctccacctcctcctccacctgcccCAGTTTCTGCAGAGCGGCCCTACAAATGTGCAGAGTGTGGCAAGGCCTTCAAGGGTTCTTCCGGGCTGCGCTACCACCTGCGGGACCACACAGGTGAGCGGCCCTACCAATGCGGGGAGTGCGGCAAAGCCTTCAAGCGCTCCTCCCTGCTGGCTATCCACCAGCGTGTGCACACGGGCCTGCGAGCCTTCACCTGTGGCCAGTGTGGCCTCACCTTCAAGTGGTCGTCCCACTACCAGTACCATCTGCGACTTCATTCTGGTGAGCGGCCCTATGCCTGCACTGAGTGTGGCAAAGCCTTCCGTAACACTTCGTGCCTGCGGCGCCACCGGCACGTGCACACTGGCGAGCGGCCCCACTCGTGTAGCGTGTGTGGCAAGAGCTTCGCACAGACCTCCAACTTGCGGCAGCACCAACGTGTGCACACGGGCGAGCGACCCTTCCGTTGCCCGCTCTGCCCCAAGACCTTCACACACTCCTCCAACCTGCTGCTGCACCAGCGAACTCATTCTGCGGAGCGCCCTTTTGCCTGCCCCATTTGTGGCCGAGGCTTTGTCATGGCCGCCTACCTGCAGCGGCATCTGAGGACGCACACCCCAGCCACTACAACTTCGGGGACCACTGGCCCTGCTGTAGCATCGCAGCCCCCTACCCCATTGGCTGCAGCTCCAACTCCACTGGCCGCTCAAGATGTTCATGTTCTCCCTAACCTACAGGCCATACTTTCACTCGAAGTAGCTGGGGGCACAGCTCAGGCTACACCCCCAGGCCCAGTTGCCCCCAGTTCACAGACATTTCTCCTGGTACAGACTGCCCAGGGCCTCCAGCTGATTCCTAGCAGTGTCCAGCCCCCTACCCCACCACCACCGCCTCCACCCCCTAAACTCATTCTGCTGCCTCCTGCCAGTGCTGGAGGTATGGGCAATGGTGCTGCAAGGCCAGGCCCTCGGGCTGTTGGGAAAGCTGGACAGGGGACAGGGGTAGTGTGGTTTCCCGGCCCAGGTGGTCTAGGGGTGCAAGGAGGAGGCAATGCTGGGACTAGCGGGGGCGGGCAGAGCCTCATTGTTCTACAGAATGTAGGGAGTGGGGAGACAGGACCACAGGAAGTGAGTGGGGTTCAGCTTCAGCCAGCACAGGAAGTGGCCACGGTCCAACTACAGCCTGCACAGGAAGTGACCACAGTCCAGCTACAACCAGCACAGGAGGTGACTACAGTCCAGCTCCAGCCCCTGACAGGACAAGTCTCCAATTCTAGTGGAGGAGCTGTGGCTACCGAGGCTCCAAACCTGCTGGTGGTTCAGAGTGGGGCAGCTGAAGAGTTGCTGACCAGCTCTGGACCTGGGGAAGTGGGAGACAGTGAGGCCAGCGCTGGTATGGTTCAGGATGTCCTGTTTGAGACATTGCAGACAGATGAGGGGCTGCAGAGTGTGCTGGTGCTGAGTGGAGCGGATGGGGAACAGACTAGGCTCTGTGTGCAGGAGGTGGAAACGCTTTCGCCTGGACTGACCGAGCCAGCTGCCACTGACCCATCAGGACAGAAACTCCTTATTTTTCGTAGCGCCCCAGCTGCTGACCTTCTAGAAAGTAGCAGCGTTGCAGGAGGTACCACAACGCTGCAACTCCTGGCCCCACCAGCACCTGGCCCGGTCTCTGCCCCTGTGGGGGTGCCTGTAGCTCCCCCATCCCAGATGGTACAAGTGGTCCCCGCAGTGACTGGACCAGGGGTCATGCCTCCCCAGAACTTGCCCTCCATCCAGATAGTGCAGACTCTGCCTGCAGTCCAGTTGGTACACACGTTTTGA
- the Zfp628 gene encoding zinc finger protein 628 isoform X1: protein MAGSHMDMVPASTMEGTGEKPDSTTPAPTPAAQYECGECGKSFRWSSRLLHHQRTHTGERPYKCPDCPKAFKGSSALLYHQRGHTGERPYQCPDCPKAFKRSSLLQIHRSVHTGLRAFTCGLCGLAFKWSSHYQYHLRQHTGERPYPCPDCPKAFKNSSSLRRHRHVHTGERPYSCSICGKSFTQSTNLRQHQRVHTGERPFRCPLCPKTFTHSSNLLLHHRTHSPAPSPAPAPAPDPTPTGETSRAGTKVLVSDAYLQPRSPPEPPAPPPQPPPVVPEFFLAAAETTVELVYRCDGCEQGFSSEELLLEHQPCPGPTVATQPQDVPAELPQADSALQPPPATTGPSNFACLPCGKSFQTVAGLSRHQHSHGAASGQAFRCGSCDGAFPQLASLLAHQQCHVEEAAAGRPPPQAEVAEVTCPQEPVAPATPAPPPPPPAPVSAERPYKCAECGKAFKGSSGLRYHLRDHTGERPYQCGECGKAFKRSSLLAIHQRVHTGLRAFTCGQCGLTFKWSSHYQYHLRLHSGERPYACTECGKAFRNTSCLRRHRHVHTGERPHSCSVCGKSFAQTSNLRQHQRVHTGERPFRCPLCPKTFTHSSNLLLHQRTHSAERPFACPICGRGFVMAAYLQRHLRTHTPATTTSGTTGPAVASQPPTPLAAAPTPLAAQDVHVLPNLQAILSLEVAGGTAQATPPGPVAPSSQTFLLVQTAQGLQLIPSSVQPPTPPPPPPPPKLILLPPASAGGMGNGAARPGPRAVGKAGQGTGVVWFPGPGGLGVQGGGNAGTSGGGQSLIVLQNVGSGETGPQEVSGVQLQPAQEVATVQLQPAQEVTTVQLQPAQEVTTVQLQPLTGQVSNSSGGAVATEAPNLLVVQSGAAEELLTSSGPGEVGDSEASAGMVQDVLFETLQTDEGLQSVLVLSGADGEQTRLCVQEVETLSPGLTEPAATDPSGQKLLIFRSAPAADLLESSSVAGGTTTLQLLAPPAPGPVSAPVGVPVAPPSQMVQVVPAVTGPGVMPPQNLPSIQIVQTLPAVQLVHTF, encoded by the coding sequence ATGGCCGGCTCCCACATGGACATGGTGCCAGCTTCCACCATGGAGGGAACTGGGGAAAAGCCAGATTCCACTACCCCAGCACCCACCCCTGCTGCTCAGTATGAGTGCGGGGAATGTGGCAAGTCCTTCAGGTGGTCATCTCGGCTCCTGCATCATCAGCGCACTCACACAGGTGAACGGCCCTATAAATGTCCGGACTGCCCCAAAGCCTTCAAGGGTTCCTCAGCCCTTCTCTACCACCAGCGGGGCCATACGGGTGAGCGGCCCTATCAGTGCCCTGACTGCCCCAAAGCCTTCAAGCGCTCCTCCTTGCTGCAGATTCACCGCAGTGTGCACACAGGCCTGCGGGCCTTCACCTGTGGCCTCTGTGGTCTGGCCTTCAAGTGGTCATCCCATTACCAATACCACTTGAGACAGCATACTGGTGAGCGGCCCTACCCGTGTCCTGACTGCCCCAAGGCCTTCAAGAACTCATCCAGCTTAAGGCGCCACCGGCATGTGCACACGGGAGAACGCCCTTACAGCTGCAGCATTTGTGGGAAGAGCTTTACTCAGAGTACCAACCTTCGCCAGCATCAGCGGGTACACACGGGCGAGCGCCCCTTTCGTTGTCCACTTTGTCCCAAGACCTTCACACACTCCTCCAACCTGCTGCTACACCATCGCACCCACAGCCCTgcccccagccccgcccccgcccctgccccagaccccacccccacagggGAGACCAGCAGAGCTGGCACCAAGGTTCTGGTCTCTGATGCCTACTTGCAGCCCCGCAGCCCACCTGAGCCTCCAGCCCCaccaccccagcccccacctgTGGTGCCCGAATTCTTTTTGGCTGCTGCTGAGACTACAGTGGAGCTGGTATACCGCTGCGATGGTTGCGAGCAGGGCTTCAGTAGCGAGGAGCTCCTCTTGGAGCACCAACCATGCCCAGGTCCCACTGTGGCCACCCAGCCCCAGGATGTGCCTGCCGAGCTGCCCCAGGCTGACTCTGCTCTGCAGCCCCCACCTGCCACTACTGGCCCTTCTAATTTTGCTTGCCTTCCTTGCGGGAAATCCTTCCAGACAGTGGCAGGCCTGTCCCGTCACCAGCACAGCCATGGTGCGGCCAGTGGACAGGCCTTTCGCTGTGGTAGCTGTGATGGTGCCTTCCCACAACTGGCCAGCCTGTTGGCTCACCAGCAGTGCCACGTGGAGGAGGCGGCAGCTGGACGCCCACCACCTCAGGCTGAAGTTGCAGAAGTCACCTGTCCCCAGGAACCTGTAGCCCCAGCCACTCCtgctccacctcctcctccacctgcccCAGTTTCTGCAGAGCGGCCCTACAAATGTGCAGAGTGTGGCAAGGCCTTCAAGGGTTCTTCCGGGCTGCGCTACCACCTGCGGGACCACACAGGTGAGCGGCCCTACCAATGCGGGGAGTGCGGCAAAGCCTTCAAGCGCTCCTCCCTGCTGGCTATCCACCAGCGTGTGCACACGGGCCTGCGAGCCTTCACCTGTGGCCAGTGTGGCCTCACCTTCAAGTGGTCGTCCCACTACCAGTACCATCTGCGACTTCATTCTGGTGAGCGGCCCTATGCCTGCACTGAGTGTGGCAAAGCCTTCCGTAACACTTCGTGCCTGCGGCGCCACCGGCACGTGCACACTGGCGAGCGGCCCCACTCGTGTAGCGTGTGTGGCAAGAGCTTCGCACAGACCTCCAACTTGCGGCAGCACCAACGTGTGCACACGGGCGAGCGACCCTTCCGTTGCCCGCTCTGCCCCAAGACCTTCACACACTCCTCCAACCTGCTGCTGCACCAGCGAACTCATTCTGCGGAGCGCCCTTTTGCCTGCCCCATTTGTGGCCGAGGCTTTGTCATGGCCGCCTACCTGCAGCGGCATCTGAGGACGCACACCCCAGCCACTACAACTTCGGGGACCACTGGCCCTGCTGTAGCATCGCAGCCCCCTACCCCATTGGCTGCAGCTCCAACTCCACTGGCCGCTCAAGATGTTCATGTTCTCCCTAACCTACAGGCCATACTTTCACTCGAAGTAGCTGGGGGCACAGCTCAGGCTACACCCCCAGGCCCAGTTGCCCCCAGTTCACAGACATTTCTCCTGGTACAGACTGCCCAGGGCCTCCAGCTGATTCCTAGCAGTGTCCAGCCCCCTACCCCACCACCACCGCCTCCACCCCCTAAACTCATTCTGCTGCCTCCTGCCAGTGCTGGAGGTATGGGCAATGGTGCTGCAAGGCCAGGCCCTCGGGCTGTTGGGAAAGCTGGACAGGGGACAGGGGTAGTGTGGTTTCCCGGCCCAGGTGGTCTAGGGGTGCAAGGAGGAGGCAATGCTGGGACTAGCGGGGGCGGGCAGAGCCTCATTGTTCTACAGAATGTAGGGAGTGGGGAGACAGGACCACAGGAAGTGAGTGGGGTTCAGCTTCAGCCAGCACAGGAAGTGGCCACGGTCCAACTACAGCCTGCACAGGAAGTGACCACAGTCCAGCTACAACCAGCACAGGAGGTGACTACAGTCCAGCTCCAGCCCCTGACAGGACAAGTCTCCAATTCTAGTGGAGGAGCTGTGGCTACCGAGGCTCCAAACCTGCTGGTGGTTCAGAGTGGGGCAGCTGAAGAGTTGCTGACCAGCTCTGGACCTGGGGAAGTGGGAGACAGTGAGGCCAGCGCTGGTATGGTTCAGGATGTCCTGTTTGAGACATTGCAGACAGATGAGGGGCTGCAGAGTGTGCTGGTGCTGAGTGGAGCGGATGGGGAACAGACTAGGCTCTGTGTGCAGGAGGTGGAAACGCTTTCGCCTGGACTGACCGAGCCAGCTGCCACTGACCCATCAGGACAGAAACTCCTTATTTTTCGTAGCGCCCCAGCTGCTGACCTTCTAGAAAGTAGCAGCGTTGCAGGAGGTACCACAACGCTGCAACTCCTGGCCCCACCAGCACCTGGCCCGGTCTCTGCCCCTGTGGGGGTGCCTGTAGCTCCCCCATCCCAGATGGTACAAGTGGTCCCCGCAGTGACTGGACCAGGGGTCATGCCTCCCCAGAACTTGCCCTCCATCCAGATAGTGCAGACTCTGCCTGCAGTCCAGTTGGTACACACGTTTTGA
- the Nat14 gene encoding probable N-acetyltransferase 14, protein MAPNHLSVREMREDEKPLVLEMLKAGVKDTENRVALHALTRPPALLLLAAASSGLRFILASFALALLLPVFLAVAAVKLGLRVRWGSLPPPGGLGGPWVAVRGSGDVCGVLALAPGANLGDGARVTRLSVSRWHRRRGVGRRLLAFAEARARAWSGSVGEPRARLVVPVAVAAWGVSGLLEACGYQAEGGWGCMGYMLVREFSKDL, encoded by the exons ATGGCCCCCAACCACCTGTCAGTGCGGGAAATGAGGGAAGATGAGAAGCCCCTGGTGCTGGAGATGCTGAAG GCTGGTGTAAAAGACACGGAAAACCGTGTGGCCCTTCACGCTCTGACACGTCCTCCAGCCCTTCTCCTCCTGGCTGCAGCCAGCAGTGGACTGCGCTTCATCCTGGCCTCCTTCGCCCTGGCCCTCCTGCTGCCCGTGTTTCTGGCTGTAGCGGCTGTGAAGCTGGGTCTGCGAGTTCGATGGGGCTCTCTGCCTCCACCAGGCGGGCTGGGGGGTCCCTGGGTGGCTGTCCGGGGATCCGGCGATGTGTGTGGAGTCCTGGCTCTGGCCCCTGGTGCCAACTTGGGGGACGGAGCCCGAGTTACCCGCCTCTCTGTCTCTCGATGGCACCGTCGCAGGGGCGTGGGCAGGAGGCTGCTGGCCTTTGCTGAGGCCCGAGCCCGAGCATGGTCTGGGAGTGTGGGGGAGCCTCGGGCCCGGCTCGTGGTCCCAGTGGCTGTGGCCGCTTGGGGTGTGTCAGGGTTATTGGAGGCCTGTGGCTACCAGGCAGAGGGAGGCTGGGGCTGCATGGGCTATATGCTGGTTAGGGAATTCAGCAAAGACCTGTGA
- the Nat14 gene encoding probable N-acetyltransferase 14 isoform X1 translates to MTTPPRRPRLRSPRYCQGIRAAPWSRCTTPAPSLGGGLGATMAPNHLSVREMREDEKPLVLEMLKAGVKDTENRVALHALTRPPALLLLAAASSGLRFILASFALALLLPVFLAVAAVKLGLRVRWGSLPPPGGLGGPWVAVRGSGDVCGVLALAPGANLGDGARVTRLSVSRWHRRRGVGRRLLAFAEARARAWSGSVGEPRARLVVPVAVAAWGVSGLLEACGYQAEGGWGCMGYMLVREFSKDL, encoded by the exons ATGACCACCCCCCCCCGGCGCCCCCGACTCCGTTCCCCCCGTTACTGTCAAGGGATTCGAGCAGCCCCGTGGAG CAGGTGTACAACGCCAGCTCCCTCCTTGGGGGGCGGCCTGGGGGCTACCATGGCCCCCAACCACCTGTCAGTGCGGGAAATGAGGGAAGATGAGAAGCCCCTGGTGCTGGAGATGCTGAAG GCTGGTGTAAAAGACACGGAAAACCGTGTGGCCCTTCACGCTCTGACACGTCCTCCAGCCCTTCTCCTCCTGGCTGCAGCCAGCAGTGGACTGCGCTTCATCCTGGCCTCCTTCGCCCTGGCCCTCCTGCTGCCCGTGTTTCTGGCTGTAGCGGCTGTGAAGCTGGGTCTGCGAGTTCGATGGGGCTCTCTGCCTCCACCAGGCGGGCTGGGGGGTCCCTGGGTGGCTGTCCGGGGATCCGGCGATGTGTGTGGAGTCCTGGCTCTGGCCCCTGGTGCCAACTTGGGGGACGGAGCCCGAGTTACCCGCCTCTCTGTCTCTCGATGGCACCGTCGCAGGGGCGTGGGCAGGAGGCTGCTGGCCTTTGCTGAGGCCCGAGCCCGAGCATGGTCTGGGAGTGTGGGGGAGCCTCGGGCCCGGCTCGTGGTCCCAGTGGCTGTGGCCGCTTGGGGTGTGTCAGGGTTATTGGAGGCCTGTGGCTACCAGGCAGAGGGAGGCTGGGGCTGCATGGGCTATATGCTGGTTAGGGAATTCAGCAAAGACCTGTGA